The following are encoded in a window of Methanobrevibacter ruminantium M1 genomic DNA:
- a CDS encoding DUF4062 domain-containing protein, with product MGFFDKLKNALESGNKSHDKRESQKNEAISDNPRGDSLSDNKNRNSLPDNQNRNSSDNNNVRNFKYLDDLIHSGQKDIVLDCDIVLADSEIESYKRGIDIGGSNITLDGNGHVVDGRNKAEIFKVSSKNLAIKNLRIENGYSELDSIIDVFSKGELHLSNCSFFKNSNESHRIFGDNLVCIGSIIRNMGELTIHHCHIRNNSSRGQGGTIKNTGTLNISDSIFEYNLSLEDGGAIFNEGLLKLSDSRFEFNHSNKRGGAIHNEFNGETIIENSSFDKNGGRKSANDISNRFNLVLKDMHSDLKIDNEWTVFIEKGKSFDIDNKGGIIEFAPLNNDEKSFTFLKELLDGNDSQIDLMHDIKLDIANDEQLYFPDGINFNRDNLIFNGNGHTIDALRMRNIFTLAGNDIIFRNVNLENGFSKLSNGAAISMKEGFLKIYEVEFRDNAAYNGGAISIKDASVSIDSSIFRHNAANAIKFETGGGAIYNENGSLSIIDTLFISNSSLWGEGGAILNKSGALSLNNCDFTDNRSVKNGNDISNYDSLRICKCSFESDKANNSNSDSGEITNSNLGSKINNSNSDSGEISIFNNNLSKLYDSNFNHSIIINKGLLKIDKDFPIKSAQIKNSGKLKAYNFNDKQIEGIDINNEDGGKLVFVIDGVEVLNTVEISQKWIEIKIFISSTFKDMHSERDYLITEVFPELSKWCKERRILLTEVDLRWGITREDSRSGNSINICLQYIDKCRPFFICFLGQRRGRIPEKGERKVTEETFINFPKVSNLVGHLSVTEMEIEHATTLPLFKLLENDFDNEHAKRALFFLRENPFEDVDLSPAQRDIYLNRKPEDDEKLSQLKDLIREKCIFFDYSCIWDENMELYELSSSKGGLTDFTCNGRPLSEVIIAEVKKQIENEFPDYKPVKTDDIFLDDAMLQNLEIMSISHDFVGKQKEIDYINEFIESDNERLLLVKGAEGIGKNTLLSRVHALLNEKGISSIMRISNATAKSNSSSNLSLSIGSEIGLFNGEEALYKGVKHALDDEFLKQLSDSGVRVLIISNADKLNDRLVFNEIPDNLHIILSCGESYEIAILHKELIIEGFEDISEREQLINEYLNHILKNLNQAQKELIISNPASKSPLFLKILLNELKNFGSYENLVEKIEGFGDSTLSAFEELLRALENDASFANGFARDTLLLLIYSKHGLNEEELVFGLESLSHIDARSKLRLFLYRMGDYILAIEDRYFIKFDEFKKAILGLYGDCEQRIREILVEIYKNNILKSPDSLANGSDEILYNLELLKDYDGIMNVLNDDRLINGIHPSCIFLGYKYGKFYGPSKEYLGFTMIDSKDKFEFFSQIALVLAKKSADSLKYAMKAYPHPHTQWPRKFRNENDSESFMKYQDAFYAIPMFIEAACRYANKAIKDEEDLDKLREFKSEFDKRINGVDSFLNYMSNFGSSQLDLGYKVEALADDAIFSLDNLNEYYNGGVSEK from the coding sequence ATGGGTTTTTTCGATAAGTTGAAAAATGCACTTGAATCAGGAAATAAATCTCATGATAAGAGGGAATCTCAAAAGAATGAAGCGATTTCAGATAATCCAAGAGGAGATTCTCTTTCAGATAATAAAAATAGGAATTCTCTTCCAGATAATCAAAATAGAAATTCTTCAGATAACAATAATGTTCGAAATTTCAAATATCTGGATGATCTAATCCATAGCGGCCAAAAGGATATTGTTCTGGATTGCGATATTGTTCTAGCTGATAGTGAAATTGAATCTTACAAAAGAGGAATAGATATCGGCGGGAGTAATATAACCCTTGATGGGAATGGACATGTGGTGGATGGAAGAAATAAGGCGGAAATATTTAAGGTTTCATCTAAAAACCTTGCCATTAAAAATCTTAGAATTGAAAATGGATATAGTGAGCTTGATTCAATCATAGATGTGTTTTCAAAAGGCGAGTTGCATTTATCCAATTGCAGCTTTTTTAAAAATTCCAATGAGTCCCATAGGATATTTGGCGATAATCTGGTTTGTATAGGAAGCATAATACGAAATATGGGGGAGCTGACCATTCACCATTGCCATATAAGAAACAACTCTTCCAGGGGACAGGGAGGAACCATTAAAAATACTGGAACCCTTAATATATCCGATTCAATTTTTGAATATAATCTCTCTTTAGAGGACGGGGGAGCAATCTTTAATGAAGGTTTGCTCAAGCTTTCAGACTCAAGATTTGAATTCAATCACTCCAATAAACGGGGAGGTGCAATCCACAATGAATTCAATGGAGAGACAATTATTGAAAATAGCTCCTTTGATAAAAATGGAGGCCGCAAATCAGCTAATGACATTTCAAACAGATTCAATCTTGTTTTAAAGGATATGCATTCAGATTTGAAAATAGATAATGAATGGACTGTTTTTATTGAAAAGGGAAAATCCTTTGATATTGATAATAAGGGAGGTATAATCGAATTTGCTCCATTAAATAATGATGAGAAAAGTTTTACTTTCCTAAAGGAATTATTGGATGGAAATGACTCCCAAATAGATTTGATGCATGATATAAAGTTAGACATAGCCAATGACGAGCAATTGTACTTTCCAGATGGAATAAACTTTAATCGGGACAATCTCATTTTTAATGGAAATGGCCATACTATTGATGCATTAAGAATGAGAAACATTTTCACCTTGGCAGGTAATGATATTATATTTAGAAACGTTAATTTGGAAAATGGATTCTCAAAACTCTCCAATGGTGCTGCAATAAGCATGAAAGAAGGATTTCTTAAAATATATGAAGTGGAGTTTAGGGATAATGCAGCATATAATGGAGGTGCAATCTCAATTAAGGATGCATCGGTTTCAATTGACAGTTCAATATTTAGGCATAACGCTGCAAATGCCATAAAATTTGAAACTGGAGGAGGTGCAATATATAATGAAAATGGCTCCCTTTCCATAATCGATACCCTATTTATAAGTAATTCATCTCTTTGGGGAGAAGGTGGAGCTATTTTAAATAAGAGCGGTGCATTGTCATTGAATAACTGTGATTTCACTGATAATCGTTCTGTAAAAAATGGTAATGATATAAGCAATTATGATAGCTTAAGAATCTGCAAATGCAGTTTTGAAAGTGATAAAGCTAATAATTCCAATTCAGATAGTGGTGAAATAACTAATTCCAATTTAGGCAGTAAAATAAACAATTCCAATTCAGACAGTGGTGAAATTAGCATTTTCAATAATAACCTCTCCAAGTTATATGATTCCAATTTCAACCATTCAATCATCATAAACAAGGGCCTTTTAAAGATAGATAAGGACTTCCCAATCAAAAGTGCCCAAATAAAAAATTCCGGAAAGCTAAAGGCTTATAACTTTAATGATAAGCAAATTGAAGGCATTGATATAAATAATGAGGATGGAGGCAAGCTGGTTTTTGTAATAGATGGGGTGGAAGTTTTAAATACAGTGGAAATTAGCCAAAAGTGGATTGAAATTAAGATATTTATAAGCTCCACCTTTAAGGATATGCATTCCGAAAGGGATTATCTCATTACTGAAGTCTTCCCTGAGCTAAGCAAATGGTGTAAGGAAAGGAGGATATTGCTTACTGAAGTGGATTTGAGATGGGGTATCACACGTGAGGATAGCAGATCAGGCAATTCAATAAATATCTGCCTCCAGTATATTGATAAGTGCAGGCCTTTCTTTATATGCTTCCTTGGACAGCGCAGAGGTCGAATTCCAGAAAAAGGAGAAAGAAAGGTTACTGAAGAAACATTTATAAATTTCCCAAAGGTTTCAAATCTTGTTGGACATCTGTCAGTTACCGAAATGGAGATAGAGCATGCCACAACATTGCCTTTATTCAAGCTTTTGGAAAATGATTTTGATAATGAGCATGCAAAAAGGGCACTGTTCTTCTTGCGTGAGAACCCATTTGAAGATGTAGATCTCTCCCCTGCCCAAAGGGACATCTATTTGAATAGAAAGCCTGAAGATGATGAGAAGCTTTCCCAACTGAAGGACTTGATAAGGGAGAAATGCATATTCTTTGATTATTCCTGCATTTGGGATGAGAATATGGAGCTTTATGAATTGTCATCCTCAAAGGGAGGGCTCACTGATTTCACCTGTAATGGCAGACCCCTTTCCGAGGTCATTATCGCCGAGGTTAAAAAGCAGATTGAAAATGAGTTTCCAGATTATAAGCCTGTTAAAACAGATGATATCTTCCTAGATGATGCAATGCTTCAGAACTTGGAGATAATGTCCATATCACACGATTTTGTAGGAAAGCAAAAGGAAATCGATTATATTAATGAATTCATCGAATCAGACAATGAAAGATTGCTTCTAGTTAAGGGAGCAGAGGGCATTGGTAAAAACACCCTTCTTTCTAGGGTACATGCCCTATTGAATGAAAAGGGAATATCTTCAATAATGAGGATATCAAATGCAACAGCAAAAAGCAATTCCTCTTCCAATTTGTCCTTAAGCATTGGAAGTGAAATAGGTCTTTTCAATGGAGAGGAGGCATTATATAAAGGAGTTAAACATGCCCTTGATGATGAGTTCCTTAAGCAGTTAAGCGATAGTGGAGTGAGAGTTCTAATTATTTCCAATGCAGATAAGCTAAATGACCGTTTGGTCTTTAATGAGATTCCAGACAATCTCCATATCATACTCTCTTGCGGTGAAAGCTATGAAATTGCCATTCTTCATAAGGAGTTGATCATTGAAGGATTTGAAGATATCTCTGAAAGGGAGCAATTAATCAACGAATACCTTAATCATATCCTAAAGAACTTGAATCAGGCACAGAAGGAATTGATAATATCAAATCCCGCTTCAAAGTCTCCATTATTCCTTAAGATACTCTTGAATGAGCTTAAAAACTTCGGTTCCTATGAGAATTTAGTTGAAAAGATTGAAGGATTCGGAGATTCCACATTAAGCGCTTTTGAGGAACTGCTTCGCGCACTTGAAAATGATGCAAGCTTTGCAAATGGCTTTGCTAGAGACACATTGCTTTTGCTCATCTATTCAAAACATGGGTTGAATGAAGAGGAATTGGTCTTTGGGCTTGAATCATTAAGCCATATTGATGCAAGATCAAAGCTAAGGCTATTCCTCTATAGAATGGGCGATTATATCCTTGCCATTGAGGATAGGTACTTCATCAAGTTTGATGAGTTTAAAAAGGCTATCCTTGGCTTATATGGTGATTGTGAGCAAAGGATAAGGGAAATATTGGTTGAAATATATAAGAATAACATTCTAAAATCTCCAGATTCACTTGCAAACGGAAGCGATGAGATATTGTATAATCTAGAACTCCTAAAGGATTATGATGGAATAATGAATGTTTTAAATGATGATAGATTGATTAACGGCATTCATCCTAGTTGCATTTTCCTTGGATATAAATATGGAAAGTTCTATGGACCTAGCAAAGAGTATTTGGGCTTTACAATGATAGACTCTAAAGATAAGTTTGAGTTCTTTAGCCAAATTGCGTTAGTCCTTGCTAAAAAGAGTGCCGATTCATTGAAGTATGCAATGAAAGCATATCCTCACCCTCACACTCAATGGCCGCGTAAATTCAGAAATGAGAATGACAGCGAGAGCTTTATGAAATATCAGGATGCCTT
- a CDS encoding elongation factor EF-2: MSRRDKMIAKIKELMYKPEYIRNIGICAHIDHGKTTLSDNLLAGAGLISEDLAGEALGMDTKKDEQERGITIDAANASMVQEYEGEQYLINLIDTPGHVDFGGDVTRAMRAVDGAVVVVCAVDGVMPQTETVLKQALRENVKPVLFINKVDRLINELKLGPEELLKQLTSIIVEVNALIKSLAPKDKKNEWMVNVEEGSVAFGSAFKNWAINIPKMQETKFTFKDIIDYCNEGKEDELKQLLPLTEVLLNMVVKHLPSPNVAQVYRVPKIWDGDIESEVGQTMIKMSPDGPLAGMITNVAVDKHAGIVATCRIYGGTLEKSSEIYLVGSHGKARVQQAGIFMGAETIDTGKVPVGNIAYLTGVKGASAGETICSADCIIDEFEPIDHISEPVVTVAVEAKNTKDLPKLIEVLRQVSKEDPTIKVEINETTGEQLISGMGELHLEVVTNRIINDKKLEILVSEPIIVYKESVLGHSPVIEGKSPNKHNRFYIDVQPLDKPLYDALIEGDLKEGRIKTKETAQDFIELGMDKEEARRVWDVYNRSMFINMTRGIQYLDEVKELLLEGFEAALKDGPLANEEAVGLKFILSDAKLHEDAVHRGPAQVLPAIKKAIYASIMSANPCLLEPIQKVFISAPLEYMGNCNKDIQNRRGRIIGQETKGVIAEMDFEVPIAKMFGFAGDIRSATGGKGDFSTEMKGFETLPIYLQDDIVRQIRTRKGLSPEPYGPEHYSA; encoded by the coding sequence ATGTCAAGAAGAGACAAAATGATTGCAAAGATAAAGGAATTGATGTACAAGCCAGAATACATCAGAAACATAGGAATATGTGCACATATTGATCACGGTAAAACAACCTTATCAGATAACTTGCTTGCAGGTGCTGGATTGATCTCCGAGGATTTGGCTGGAGAGGCACTTGGTATGGACACTAAAAAGGACGAACAGGAACGTGGAATTACCATTGACGCTGCAAACGCTTCTATGGTACAGGAATATGAGGGAGAACAATACCTCATTAACCTTATTGACACTCCAGGTCACGTTGACTTTGGAGGGGACGTTACCCGTGCAATGAGGGCTGTAGACGGTGCCGTTGTAGTGGTATGTGCTGTAGACGGTGTTATGCCTCAGACTGAAACAGTTCTTAAGCAGGCTTTAAGGGAAAACGTAAAGCCAGTTCTATTCATCAACAAGGTAGACAGGCTTATCAATGAATTGAAATTAGGTCCAGAAGAGCTATTGAAGCAACTTACAAGCATTATCGTTGAAGTCAATGCATTAATCAAGTCATTGGCCCCTAAGGATAAGAAAAATGAATGGATGGTAAATGTAGAGGAAGGAAGTGTAGCTTTCGGTTCTGCATTCAAGAATTGGGCTATCAACATTCCAAAGATGCAGGAGACAAAATTTACCTTTAAGGACATTATAGATTACTGCAATGAAGGCAAGGAAGACGAATTGAAGCAGCTCTTGCCATTGACTGAAGTCCTGTTGAATATGGTAGTTAAACACTTGCCTTCACCTAATGTGGCTCAAGTCTACAGGGTTCCTAAGATTTGGGATGGCGATATTGAGTCTGAAGTTGGCCAGACCATGATAAAGATGTCTCCAGATGGTCCTTTAGCCGGAATGATTACCAATGTGGCTGTAGATAAGCATGCGGGAATCGTTGCAACATGCAGAATCTATGGAGGAACCTTGGAGAAGTCTAGCGAAATATATCTGGTAGGTTCCCACGGCAAGGCAAGAGTCCAGCAGGCTGGAATCTTTATGGGTGCTGAAACCATCGATACAGGTAAGGTTCCAGTTGGAAACATTGCTTACTTGACAGGTGTAAAGGGAGCAAGCGCAGGTGAGACCATCTGTTCTGCAGATTGTATCATCGATGAGTTTGAGCCTATCGACCACATTTCAGAGCCTGTAGTTACTGTAGCTGTAGAGGCTAAAAACACCAAGGATCTTCCTAAATTGATTGAGGTCTTAAGACAGGTCTCTAAGGAAGACCCTACAATCAAGGTGGAAATCAATGAGACCACTGGAGAGCAATTGATTTCAGGTATGGGAGAGCTTCACTTGGAAGTTGTAACAAACAGAATAATTAATGACAAGAAATTGGAAATTCTTGTTTCAGAGCCTATCATCGTATACAAGGAAAGCGTATTAGGTCATTCTCCAGTCATTGAAGGTAAATCACCTAACAAGCATAACAGGTTCTATATTGACGTTCAGCCTTTAGACAAGCCTCTTTATGATGCCTTGATTGAAGGAGACTTGAAGGAAGGCAGAATTAAAACCAAGGAAACTGCTCAAGACTTCATTGAGCTTGGAATGGATAAGGAAGAGGCAAGAAGGGTATGGGATGTCTACAACAGGTCCATGTTTATCAATATGACCAGAGGTATCCAATACTTGGATGAAGTAAAGGAGCTATTGCTTGAAGGTTTTGAAGCAGCCTTAAAGGACGGTCCTTTGGCAAATGAGGAAGCTGTAGGATTGAAGTTCATCCTCTCAGACGCTAAGCTTCACGAGGATGCAGTTCACAGAGGTCCGGCTCAAGTTCTTCCTGCTATCAAGAAAGCGATTTACGCTTCAATAATGTCTGCAAACCCATGTCTATTGGAGCCTATTCAAAAGGTTTTCATTTCAGCTCCATTAGAGTATATGGGCAATTGTAATAAGGACATTCAAAACAGAAGAGGTAGAATCATTGGTCAGGAGACAAAAGGAGTCATTGCAGAGATGGACTTTGAAGTTCCTATTGCAAAGATGTTCGGATTTGCAGGAGACATAAGATCTGCAACAGGAGGTAAAGGTGACTTCTCAACAGAAATGAAAGGATTTGAAACCTTGCCAATCTATCTCCAGGATGATATTGTAAGACAAATCCGTACAAGAAAGGGTCTTTCACCAGAGCCTTATGGTCCAGAACACTATTCTGCATAG